From a region of the Papilio machaon chromosome 26, ilPapMach1.1, whole genome shotgun sequence genome:
- the LOC106717858 gene encoding EKC/KEOPS complex subunit TP53RK: MCEELKLLKQGAEAKLFICKYLGKPTLIKERFKKNYRHPDLDSTITKERIKNEARSILRCILAEVKTPALYLVDFDRRRIYMEYMETSITVKDFIINVVKNVEENEDILNFIAKVIAESVRKMHDNNIIHGDLTTSNMLLVEITPTKVKDDAKWLNHENLELVMIDFGLSYIDSSAEDKGVDLYVLERAFISTHNNYPKLFDKFLEYYKSYSKNNVKEILSKFEEVRARGRKRTMVG, encoded by the coding sequence ATGTGCGAAGAATTAAAGTTACTGAAACAAGGGGCAGAGGCCAAATTGTTCATATGCAAATACCTCGGAAAACCGACTTTGATCAAAGAAAGATTTAAGAAAAACTATCGTCATCCTGATTTAGATTCTACGATTACAAAAGAAAGGATTAAAAACGAAGCACGATCAATATTAAGATGTATTTTAGCGGAAGTTAAAACACCGGCATTGTATTTGGTAGATTTCGATAGACGACGAATTTATATGGAGTATATGGAAACCAGTATTACGGTAAAAGACTTTATTATAAACGTAGTAAAGAATGTAGAAGAAAACGAGGATATTTTAAACTTCATTGCCAAAGTAATCGCTGAATCTGTGCGAAAAATGCACGATAATAACATCATACACGGCGATTTGACGACTTCTAATATGTTGTTAGTCGAGATAACACCGACTAAAGTTAAAGATGATGCTAAATGGTTAAACCACGAAAATCTGGAGTTGGTGATGATTGACTTTGGCCTATCTTACATAGATTCTAGTGCAGAAGACAAGGGTGTTGATTTGTACGTTTTAGAAAGAGCTTTTATAAGTACACATAATAATTATCCGAAACTGTTTGATAAATTTCTGGAATACTATAAAAGTTACAGTAAGAATAATGTCAAAGAAATATTGAGTAAGTTTGAAGAAGTGAGAGCGAGGGGCAGAAAGAGAACAATGGTAGGGTAA
- the LOC106717770 gene encoding 39S ribosomal protein L39, mitochondrial, with product MKLPISQLSQFIIRQSNKKAFLSIRCLSTQEATERRHRLFTLEKKRQLELVGRIEKIEVKYKGLPKECTLVMNKDISTPYDCAKHLGEWHMESSALALLDSSVHWDMHRPLSESCTLEFQTFNIAEPQQVNKAFWRTCSLVLGACASVAFKDNVTVKLHSFPGPDIRSGSFIYDVDLPTLPDWQPTQQELHTLSAEYVKLTRRNDLIERLEVGEALALEMFSDNEHKTKQIPDIAKANGKVTLYRVGNHVDISKGPLISSTGQIGKVTVSSVHKLLGSSESDVKQLYRFQGVALPTGAILNHFAFSILTDRAKKLNSARSPINPFGEGRDFTPQSMKAQA from the exons atgaaGCTACCTATAAGTCAGTTATCACAGTTTATTATACGACAAAGTAATAAGAAAGCATTTTTGTCTATAA gatGTTTAAGTACACAAGAAGCTACAGAGCGTCGGCATCGTCTCTTCACTTTAGAAAAGAAGCGGCAATTAGAACTAGTTGGTCGAATAGAAAAAATTGAAGTAAAATACAAGGGTTTACCAAAAGAATGCACATTGGTTATGAATAAAGACATTTCTACACCATACGATTGTGCTAAAC ATCTTGGAGAATGGCATATGGAGAGCAGTGCTTTGGCCTTATTGGATAGTTCTGTACACTGGGACATGCATAGACCTCTATCAGAGAGTTGTACACTGGAA TTTCAGACATTTAACATAGCAGAGCCTCAGCAAGTGAACAAGGCATTCTGGCGTACTTGTTCATTAGTGCTGGGAGCCTGTGCATCTGTTGCATTTAAGGATAATGTTACAGTAAAATTGCACAGCTTTCCGGGTCCCGATA TTCGCAGTGGTTCATTTATCTACGATGTAGATCTTCCCACATTACCTGATTGGCAACCAACACAACAAGAACTTCATACATTAAGTGCGGAGTATGTTAAATTAACGAGAAGAAATGATTTGATAGAAAGACTAGAAGTGGGAGAGGCGTTAGCATTAGAGATGTTTTCggataatgaacataaaacCAAACAGATACCAGATATAGCTAAGGCTAATg GTAAAGTGACACTATATAGGGTGGGCAATCATGTGGATATATCTAAAGGGCCTTTAATAAGTAGCACGGGACAGATTGGTAAAGTTACTGTCTCTTCAGTACACAAACTTTTGG GATCATCGGAGAGTGATGTAAAGCAGTTGTATCGTTTCCAAGGTGTGGCGTTGCCGACTGGCGCCATATTGAATCATTTCGCCTTCTCTATACTGACGGATCGTGCAAAGAAATTG aattcAGCGAGATCACCAATAAATCCATTTGGGGAAGGGAGGGATTTTACTCCACAGAGTATGAAAGCGCAAGCTTGA
- the LOC106717768 gene encoding gastrulation defective protein 1 homolog has product MNKKPISFGKISLNINKPAKDDASTSGFGTFGRIPIQEQKEIEEIADDLENQHVHQIMGIKNFGKKAKNFNVEEMMEQAKKTAQEVTKNKIDAETNKEVSNNSESEDDSYIGPPVPPGLQDDSEELIGPPIPKEILEGNTKSTSKVKTTSKRNESNSEEDSYDELSGSDDDDVSLEKKIPNTHEVEMLHGSKAVVALAVDPSGARLATGSVDYDVAFWDFAGMDSSMRSFRTLQPCENHPIKALQYSATGDSILVVSGAAQAKVLDRDGFEVLECVKGDQYITDMAKTKGHTASLNSGCWHPHIREEFMTCSQDGTLRLWLTENPKQHKSVIKPRQQGGLRTNPTACTFSRDGNTVACGCFDGSIQMWDHRRNFVNTTTLLRDAHQKQTEISSICYSYLGTQLASRGNDDTLKLWDLRNFKKPLNVFNDLFSRYEQTDCGFSPDDSLIFTGESLQRNQDVGRLLFYDTKTYKHVTSIEVSKSHVIKSIWHAKLNQIFVGCGNGTIKCYYDQKRSLRGAKLCIVKTHRKKSSVGIVSTQQIITPHALPLFRQEKLRTSKKRMEKDRLDPVKSRRPDLPITSGQGGRVAASGSTLSSFVIRNLGLSKRVDDEQDPREAILKYAKEAEENPFWVAPAYKKTQPQPIFQNENEEGPTDPKKQKTS; this is encoded by the exons atgaataaaaaaccaaTATCCTTCGGTAAAATcagtttaaacataaacaaaccAGCAAAAGATGATGCTTCGACATCGGGATTCGGTACGTTTGGTAGAATACCAATTCAAGAGCAAAAAGAAATTGAAGAGATAGCCGACGACTTGGAAAATCAACATGTACACCAAATTATGGGTATTAAAAACTTTGGGAAGAAAGCAAAGAACTTTAATGTCGAAGAAATGATGGAACAAGCAAAGAAAACTGCTCAAGAAGtcaccaaaaataaaatagatgctGAAACTAACAAAGAAGTATCAAATAACTCTGAGAGTGAAGATGATAGCTACATCGGTCCTCCCGTTCCCCCGGGGTTGCAAGACGATAGTGAAGAACTTATAGGACCACCAATACCTAAAGAAATTTTAGAAGGAAATACAAAGAGTACCTCTAAAGTAAAAACTACCTCTAAAAGGAATGAATCAAACAGTGAAGAAGACAGTTATGATGAATTGAGTGgatctgatgatgatgatgttagCTTGGAAAAAAAGATACCAAACACACATGAG gtGGAAATGCTTCATGGCAGTAAAGCAGTGGTAGCTCTAGCTGTGGATCCTTCAGGAGCACGATTGGCAACTGGATCAGTAGATTATGATGTAGCTTTCTGGGATTTTGCTG gTATGGACTCATCAATGCGTTCCTTCAGAACACTACAACCTTGTGAGAATCATCCGATCAAAGCTCTACAGTACTCGGCAACTGGTGACTCCATCCTAGTAGTCAGCGGTGCAGCGCAGGCTAAGGTCCTTGATAGAGATGGCTTTGAAGTGCTAGAATGTGTGAAGGGTGACCAATATATCACGGATATGGCAAA aaCGAAAGGACACACAGCATCCCTAAACAGTGGTTGTTGGCATCCGCACATTCGTGAAGAGTTCATGACGTGCTCACAAGATGGCACACTCCGTCTATGGTTGACAGAGAACCCGAAACAACATAAATCCGTCATAAAACCTCGTCAACAAGGAGGCTTAAGGACCAATCCTACCGCTTGCACATTCTCAAGAGATGGGAACACAGTTGCTTGCGGATGCTTCGATGGTTCCATACAGATGTGGGACCATAGACGGAACTTTGTCAATACCACAACATTACTAAGAGATGCACatcaaaaacaaacagaaataTCAAGCATTTGCTATTCATATCTTGGGACACAATTAGCAAGTCGAGGAAACGATGACACATTAAAATTATGGGATTTAAGAAACTTCAAAAAACCTCTAAACGTCTTCAACGATCTATTTTCAAGATATGAACAAACGGACTGTGGATTTAGTCCTGATGATAGTTTGATATTCACCGGAGAATCTTTACAAAGGAATCAAGATGTTGGTAGACTGTTATTTTATGACACAAAGACGTATAAACACGTAACAAGTATAGAAGTATCCAAATCtcatgttataaaatcaatatggCACGCAAAATTGAACCAAATCTTTGTAGGTTGTGGAAATGGtactataaaatgttattacgaTCAAAAAAGAAGTCTAAGAGGAGCTAAATTGTGTATAGTTAAAACACATAGAAAGAAATCATCCGTAGGAATCGTCAGTACCCAACAAATTATCACACCTCATGCTTTACCATTATTCAGACAAGAGAAACTAAGAACTAGTAAGAAGAGAATGGAAAAGGATAGATTGGATCCTGTTAAATCAAGACGACCAGACTTACCGATCACATCAGGTCAAGGTGGAAGGGTAGCGGCATCAGGAAGTACACTGAGTTCATTCGTGATCAGGAACCTAGGGTTAAGTAAGAGAGTAGATGATGAACAGGATCCAAGAGAGGCTATCCTGAAATATGCCAAAGAGGCAGAAGAGAATCCATTCTGGGTCGCCCCAGCTTATAAAAAGACTCAGCCTCAGCCGATATTCCAGAATGAAAATGAGGAAGGCCCTACTGATCCCAAGAAACAGAAAACTTCTTGA